The sequence GCGGTTCTGTGCGCTGAGGTATCCGGCGAGTACGGGGGCGGACGGCTGGAGTGCGCTGACCGCCTCCTCGGCCGCCGCGGCGCCGTCCAGCCTCCAGAAGTAGCGGTCCACCAGGATCTCGGCCCGCTCCGCCACCGCGTCCGCCGGCAGCAGGGCGAGCGCCTCGTCCCACCGGCCCATACGGCGCAGCATTCGCGCGGCGGCGGTTCCACCGTCCATCATGTAGGCGGCATCAGTTGTCATGGTGCCTACTGTTCAGGCTGGGAGGTAGGTGGTCAAGTGCGTTACGTCGACTACATCGGGAATCTGACCCGGCTTGCGGTCGAGATCGTCAACGGCGACGACCCGAGCGAGCTGCGCCGGGAGATGTTCTGCCAGCACCGGATCGCCGAACCCGACCCCGAGCAGCTCGGCGAGTTCCTGCCCAGGCTGCTCCGCGCGGTGGAGGCCGCATCCCAGGGCGGGCCGCTCGCCCCCGTCAATGCCCTGCTGGAACAGCACCCGCCGCTCATCCGGGTCGACGACCACAACGGCGAAGGCTCACCGCACCTGCACTTCGCTCCCAACGGCGAGAACCCCGTGCACTGGCTCGGACGCAGCTGCTCCGCGGCACTCGCGCACGTCGTCTGCGGCGACCCGGCCGTGACAATCGGCCGCTGCCACGCCACCGACTGCGAGCGCTTCTACGTCGACGACTCCCGCAACCGCACCCGGCGGTTCTGCTCCAACGCCTGCGCCAGCCGGACCACCGTCGCCGCCTACCGCGCCCGCCGCAAGGCTGGACACTGACCCGGCACGGTCACCCGTAGACAGGTTCGGGTCTCCTGACGGGGTCCTGACAAGTCACGCCGTAAGCTCTCGTTCATGGCTGCCGAATCCGTAAACCTGCGCCCCGTCGACGAGGACGACCTCCCCCTGCTGGAACGCTTCCTCACCGAGCCGGAGACGGCGGGGCCGTTCCAGTGGTACGGCTACACCGACCCGCGGCGGTTCCGGCAGCGCTGGACGGAGAACCGGCTGCTCGGTGAGGACGGCGGCCAGCTCATCGTCACGGCAGGGGACGACCCGCTGGGGTTCGTCGCCTGGCGGAAGGTTGTCGTCACGGCCTCCACCTACTGCTGGAACATGGGCGCCCAGCTGCTGCCCGAGGCCCGCGGCCGGGGCTTCGGCACCCGGGCCCAGCTACAGCTCGTCCGGTACCTCTTCGCCCATACACCCGTGATGCGGATCGAGGCCGACACCGAGGCCGAGAACATCGCCGAGCAGCGGGCTCTGGAGAAGACCGGGTTCACCCGCGAGGGCGTACTGCGGGGCATCGCCTTCCGGGACGGCCGGTGGCGCGACGGCGTCGCCTACAGCGTGCTGCGCGACGACCCGCTGCCCGCCGACGTGTGAGGCGTACACCTCGTCTTGCCCGGACTCCTACCTCTGCCCCCAGGGGAAAGGTAGCTGTCAGTGATCCTCTGGGTGGCAGCCCCGGGGCACGGTAGCAAGGACGACGCGAACCGACGCCCCGTCTTCCCCTTCGAACGCGACACGAAGCACGACCCTGCCTGGAGCCGCTTCTACGGCACCACGTCAAAGCAGCCGTCCCTGAGCATCACCCAGACCACCGACACGAATCCGCACGACGCACTGACCAGCACTCAGATCTCCGGCCACAAGGTCGCCGTCAACGGCCACCCTGGCGACTTGGATGACAACGGCCCCGACAACCGCACCGTCATCTGGTCCGACGGCACGTACACCTTCGTCATCAACACAGCCGACCCTCATGTCACCAATGCACAGCTTCTTGAGATCGCCAGCCATCTGGCCTGACGGGAGTCGACACCGAACTCGCCAAGCTCGCCCCGGCCGACGACCAGCGCCTGCCCCCTCGTCCCATCGCCCGGCGACGGCCGCCGGGGAGATCGCTCTTTCGGCTGGGGAAGCTCCTCAAGTAGTGTCCACGCTGTGTCGATGTGATCGGGGGACACGTCGGGAGAGCTGTCCACCGTGGCGGGCTTGCTCGTGGACGCCCTCGACTCCCGGTCGTGGCCCGGCGTCACCGAGATGGAACCGACAGACATCGCCCCGAAGCGGTGAGCTGTGACGAGGCGTAGGTTCAGCCGGGCGGCGTGGCCCCGGGCAACTGCCCCGACGCGGGCCTCAGGCTGCTCGCCGGTACGGCCACCGCCCAGGGTTCGGTCAGGGGTGGTGCGGGGGTCTGACCCCGAGGACGCTGAGCATCGCCCGGGTCGCCGGGCTGGGATTGAAGCGGCTCCACACCAGGTATTCCAGCCGGTGCGGGCCGTCCACGACCGGGACCAGGGCCAGGTCGGGATCGGCGGCGGCGAGCGGACGGATGAACGCCGATGGCAGCAGGGCGACGCCGAGCCCGCGCCCGATCAGCCGCGTGATCAGCTCCACCACCCCGGCCTCGTAGGCCACGTCGCGGACCAGCCCCGCGGCGGCGAACGCCCGGTCAGACTGGGCCCGCGCAGGCGTCCCCGACACGAAGTCCACGAATGTCTCCCCGGCGATCTCCGCCAGCGTCACGCGGGACGCCCGTGCCAGCCGGTGCCCGGCCGACACCGCCAGGACGTGCGCGTCGTGATCGAGGACGACCGCCTCCACCCCGGCCGGCCGCTCGCCCTCCGGCAGGCCCAGGAAGGCGATGTCCAGCTTGCCGTCCCGGACCGCCGCCGCCAGGTCGTCGCTGCGCCCCGAGCGCAGGGCCACCCGCACGTCCGGATGCTGGGCGCGGTAGCGCTGGAGCAGCTCCGGTACGTCGACGGCTGCCGTGGTCACGATCACGCCGACGGCCAGCCGACCGCGCACCACCCCGGTCGCGGCCGCCGCGTCCGTCACCGCCCGGTCGGCGGCGGCCAGACACTCCCGCGCGCCGACCAGGAACGCCGCGCCCGCGCTGGTCAGTTCGACCCGGCGGCTGGACCGGGCGAACAGCCGCACCCCCAGCTCTCGCTCCAGGGCGGCGATCCGGTGACTGAGCGAGGACTGCACCACGGCACAGCGCTCGGCGGCCCGGGTGAAGTTCAGGGTGTCGGCGACGGCGACGACGTACCGCAGCTGCTGGAGGTCCATACATCGATGATCTGTGGCCATGGCTGTGATGACAACCATGCTTTGGAATCATGGCTGCCCGCTGGCGACACTTCTCCCATGCATCCCACGCACGCCCCGCATCGGCACCGGGGACAGGCGGCGAACGTCGCCCTGACCGCGCTCGCCCCTGCCGCCTGGGGCACCACCTACGCAGTGACCACACGGCTGCTCCCGCCCGGCCATCCGCTGTTCGCCGGGCTGATGCGCGCCCTGCCCGCGGGGCTGCTGGCGCTGGCGATCACCCGGGTGCTGCCGCGCGGGCCGTGGTGGTGGAAGACGGCGGCGCTCGGCGCCCTCAACATCGGCGCCATGCCGCTGCTCTTCGTGGGGGCCGAACGACTGCCCGGCGGGGTCGCGGGCACCCTCGGCGCGGCCCAGCCCCTGTTGGTCGCCGCCCTCGGCACCGCTCTGCTTCACGAGCGGCCCACGGCCTGGCGGCTGGTTTGGGGGGTGCTCGGGGTGCTCGGTGTCGGACTCGTCGTGCTCGGCCCGCGGGCCGAGCTGGACACCGTCGGCGTGCTCGCCGGGCTCGGGCACACGGCGACCATGGCGGCCGGGGTCGTCCTCACCAAGCGCTGGGGACGTCCCGAAGGGGTCGGCCCGCTCGCCCTGACCGGCTGGCTGCTGACCTCCGGCGGGCTGCTGATGCTCCCGCTCACGCTCGGCCTCGAAGGGATACCGGGGCGGATCGACGCGGGCGCGACCGGCGGTTATCTCTGGCTCGGCAGCATGGGCGGGCTGATCGCGTACACCCTGTGGTTCCGCGGGCTCGGCCGTCTCCCGGTCGGTGCGTCCGCACCGCTGGTGCTGCTGTCCCCGCTGGTCGCGACGGTCATCGGGCTCGCCGAGGGGGAGTCGCTGAGCCTGGCGCAGTTGCTCGGCTTCGCCCTGGCCCTGACCGCGATGCTGGCCGCCCAACTCGGACCCAAGGAACGGAAGAAGACCGTGCAGGAAGGAGAGGTACATGATGAAGATCGCCGTGCTCGGAGCCACCGGGATGGTCGGTGCCCGGGTGGTGACCGAGGCGAGGGCGCGCGGACACCGGGTGCTGGCGTTGTCCCGGAAGCCGGCGAGTGAGGACCCGGGCGTGACACCGGTCGCCGTCGACGCGCAGGACGCGGCCGCCGTACGGGAGGCACTTGCCGGGTCGGCCGCCGAGGCCGTCGTCCTGGCCGTGCGGACGTACCCGGCCGACGAGGTCTTCCTGGTCGGCGCCACCCGGACGGTGCTGGACGCCGCCGCGGGGCTCGGGATCCGGGTGCTCGTGGTCGGCGGGGCCGGGGCGCTGCGCAGTCCCGCCGACCGGGAGCTGCCGGTCGCGGAGAACCCCGCGTACGTGCCCCCCGAGTACCGAGCGGTGGCCGCCGCCGGTGTGGCCCAGCTGCACGCCTGCCGCGCCCATGCCGGTGCCGACTGGGTGTACCTGAGCCCGCCGGCCCTGCTGCAACCCGGCGACCGCAGCGGCCGTTACCGGCGCGGCACCGACACCTTGCTCGTCGATGCCGACGGGCGGTCGTACGTCAGCGCCGAGGACCTGGCGGTCGCCATACTGGACGAGCTGGAAAACCCGGGCCCCGAGCGGCACTTCACAGTTGCCGAGGCACCTCCCGCCTAGTAGGACTCCGTTACCGGTAGTTCGTTAAATCCGGTGGTGGTGTGGGTTGACGTCAGGTCGGGTTGGTCGTAGGCCGGTGATAGATGTCAACTGCCTTGCTAGGAGCTGCATATGACAGCTCGCCGTCCGTGTCCGCCTGCACCGGGGCCGTTGGAGGACTACGCGGCCCGGTTCGACGACCTCTTCTTCAGCTTGGCCCAGCGGCGAGGGTTTCGCGAGTACCTGACCGGGCTGCTGGCGCCGCGGGAGCGGAACAAGACGATCACCTGCCTGGCCGGGGCGGAGCCGGTGACAGATGCGGGGATGCCGGGGGTGCAGCGGCTGCAGTTCTTCCTGTCCGAGTCGCCCTGGGAGGTCGAGCAGGTCAACGACCGGCGCCTTGAGCTGCTGCGTGAGGAGTCGGCAACGGCTCCGCACGATCGGCGCGCGAGCCGGCCCCAAAGAAGATCGCGGATGCCGTGGACGGAAGGACGCTGCTGATCTGGGCTACTGCGTCGCGCGCTGGTTCTCGGCGATCTGGCATCTTTGAGTTATCGGCGTTTCAGGCGGTGGCCGAGTCTCTGGGCGGTTCCTCGATCGGAAAGAGGATCGGGCTGAGCAAGTACCGCGCGCGGTCGCCTGCGGGCTGGTTGGCCAGCCGGGGGGCGATCGCGCTGCGCAACTCACCGATCAGCTCATGAAGTTCGTCGCGGCTGAGCCAGACAGCGTGCTGCCGGTAGCCGACAAGATCCGCGGCCGGGTCGGCGTGGTCTTGTCCGAGGTACGCATTGAACTCGGCGGCCAGCACGGCGAGCGCGATGGCGAACGCGCCACGGTGATCGTCGAGCGAGAGCGACTTGACGGTGTCGGCGTCGATGACCGCCCGGTCCTGGCGCAGGCGGAAGACCCGTTCCACCGCACCCCGCACCCGCCGCTCCTCGGCCACTTCGAGGATTCCGCCCCCGGAGAGCAGGTCGACATGCCGGTAGACCATCGCCTTCGACACGTCCGGCACCAGCGCGCACAACTGGGACGTGGTCAGCATCCGCCCGCCACGCATGGCGTGCACGATCCGCAGGCGCACCGGGTGCGCCAGGAGTTCCAACGTGTCCATGAGCCAACCTTCTCGCAATCTGCTACCGTTCGCAAAAAATGAGAAAGGTAGCGGGGGATGGAAGCGAGTCCGATACAGAGTGCGAGCGGGTCGTCGACCTGGCATGCAGCGGGCGCTTCACCGAGATCGAAGAGCTTTTCGCCCCGCGGCTGCGAGCAGTCGTGTACGCGGAAACGGTGCGGACGGCCTGGGCGACCGAGACGGGCATGAAAGGATCGATCTCGCAGATCGGTCAACCGACGACCGAACAGCGCGACCCGGGGCTGGTCCGCGTGAGCGTCCCGGTGACCTGCGAACACGGGGGCCAGACCGTGGTCATGTCGGTGGACGACACCGGCATGCTGCACGGCCTACGATTCGCCCCCCTGTCCACCACGTCGTGGACACCACCGCCCTACGCGTCCCAGAGCAGGTTCACCGAGCAGGAGGTCACAGTCGGCACCGGCCCACTCGCCGTGCCCGGCACGCTGACGCTGCCCCGCAAGCGCGGCCCGCGGCCCGGCGTCGTACTCCTCAGCGGCGGCGGCCCCTTCGACCGCGACGAGACCAGCGGAGCGAACAAGCCGCTGAAGGACCTGTCCGGCCGGCGGGGCACTGCGGCCCCTGCGCGACCCCGCCGAGGCGGAGGACGAGGACAACGAGGCGGGAACGGACAGACTGGATCGGACACATTGTTCGGACTGCCCAGGACGGACGGGGCTTGCTTTCCGGGGCCGGATCATTGGCGCAAGGCACCGTGACCGCGGTGGAGTTTGGCGCGTTGGAGGAGCAGACACGCCGATCCCGTACTCGCGTGTGGTCCTTCCTCACCTCGAGTGCGGGACTGGGCCGCCGGCTGCGGTGACCGCTTTGTCATGGCAGGCGTTCCCCGGGTCTGGGAGAAGTCATGGAACAGCAGCCGTGCCACGAGTCCGCAGCCCGGCCGGCCGCCGGCGAGGTGGCTGTGGGGGCCGGGCTCCACATCCGCCGCATTGCGGGGACGTTGACGGCCGGTCCCCTCGGCCCCTGCCGGCCGGCGCGCGATCGGCAGGGGAAGCGCCGTCAGGCTGTGGGTGATGTCTGGGGCCCCGTACGGCAGCAACCGACCTGCTGACATGACCAAGCGCAAGGGCCACCGGCTGTGGCATCCACCGCGCGTGCCCGGGGAGCAGCCGCAGCAACGTGTGGTCGGCCACCTGGAACTCTTCTACGACCAGGTCGTCGTCGTGTTGGTGGGACAGGCCGCCCACCATCTGGCCGGGCATCTCACGTGGTCCGGGGTGGGCGAGTTCGCCGCGGTGTTCGCCCTGGTGTGGATCGCTTGGCTCAACGGCACCGTCCACCACGAGCTGCACGGCCGCGAGGACGTGCGGGGCCGCGTCCTGTTCCTGGTGCAGATCCTCGTCCTGGTCCCGCTGGGGGCGTTCATCCCCAAGGCAGGCGGGGAGAACGGAGTCAAGTTCGCCGTCGACGCGGGGATCCTGTTCGCCGTACTGGCCGTCATCTGGATGCTGGCGGCACGCCGCAACCCCCCGGCGTGGCACGTGCCCAGCCGGTTGTACGTGACCTTGACGGCCGGGCGCGCGGTCGTTCTCTTCGCGAGTGCCTTCCTTCCACCCGGCGCCCGGCTGCTTGTCTGGGGGCTGCTGGCGGCCGCGTCCCTGGTCGAAATCGCGGTCGTGATCGCCCTGTTCCCGCACGGTCAGACGGAGGTTCTGTGCTTCACCGACGCGCTCAGGGAACGGTTCGGGCTGCTCATCATTATCGTGCTCGGTGAGGTGCTCACGGGCGTGGTGACCGGGCTGTCCGACGAACCGATCAGCGCTCTGAACCTGACGGTCGCGATAGTGGCCGTCCTGGTCGGATTCGGCGCGTGGTGGACGTATTTCGATTTCGCCGGGCACTATCGGCCCAGGCGTACCCGCGTGGTGACCCTCCAGTGGATGTTCACGCATCTGCCGCTCACGCGGACGGTGGCCGCCATGGGGGCTGCGATCGTCAGCCTGGTCGAGCACGCACACGACCGCCGTACCCCAGCCGCGACGGCCTGGGTACTGTGCCCGGGCGTCGCGATCGTGCTGTCGCTCACGATGCTCCTCGTGACCGGCCTGGAGGTCTGGCACCGGGACCGCGAGCGGTACCTGCCGGCCGTCCGCACCTGCCTCGCCATGGCACTCGCCGCCCTGGCCCTCGGCCCGGCACGCCCGGCGCCGCTGGTTCTCGCCGTCGTACTCGTCGTCCTTCTCGCCATTCCCTGGGCCGTTGCCGTGACACGCCGTATGGCCTTGGACGACGAAACGACCACGCCATGACGTTCACGGTCAGTCGCGCCCAGTACCTGCGAACGGCGTCTGACCAGGGTCCGTTCGATTCCTTACCCCGGGCAAATGCTGCCCCGGGCCCAGGTACTTACCGGGTCGGTCCGGGCGGTCGTCCCGGCCGCCGGGGATGACCGGCAGGACCGGGTCGGCGGGGGCGAACTCGCCGAGGTCGAGAGCAACCTCGCGCCAGTTGGTGATCGGCTTCAGCAGCCGGGCGGTGTCGTCGGGGAACGGCAGCGGCTCAGTGTCGGGGACGACGGGCTGGAGGATGGACGCGGCGAGCCGGACGTAGTTCACCGACCGCGGCGGCGCCGGAGGCGACGGCGTCGCGATCGACCAGGGCCTCGATGGTGCGCACGTTGCGCTCGAAGTAGCCGGCTTCGGAGTAGGCCTTGGACAGAGTGTTGGCTGTGATCTTCGCGTAGTACTGGGTGGATTGCGGGGATCGGTGTCCTAGCCAGGCCTGCAGCTCGAACAGGGTCATCGGTTCTTTGGCGTTGTAGAGCTGGCTGGCGATGGTGGACCGGGCGCGGTGGCTAGTGATGTTGCCGCGGACGTCAGCGGCCGGGACTCCGGCCTTGCGACACAGCATCGGGATGATGGTGTTGTTGATGTAGCTGGTGGAGACGCGGCGGGCCCGGACGGCGAACAGCGGGTCGACCAGCTCGCCGGTGCGTCGGTCGGTGAACTTCGGCTGGTCGGGGCGGACGGCCTGCCAGGCGTCGACGGCCTGGCCGAGGATCGGGTCGACCGGTTCGGTGAAGGCGGTGCCGGTCTTATGGGTGGGGACGTCGAGCAGGCAAACCGCGTCGCGGGCCAGGACCTGCTGCGAGTCGCCGACGATCGGTTTCCCGTCGCGCTGCCTGCGGATGCAGCCCACCCTCAGCCGGGCGATCTCGTTGCTCCCTCCGCCAGCAGCTGCTCGAACTGCCGGCTCCGTCGTCGCGGATGCTCTCGGCTACCACGACAAGACCACCACCAGGCTTCGCAAGGAGACCGGCGGAACATGGAGCCGATACTCCCCAGGGGATCACACAAGGTCACCAACGGGCTGGGTTCCTCGGGGAACCGGCGACAGTTGAATACGCGAACTCGCCAGTACGAAGGCCGGTAGCGGTCTGTGGATCGGAAACAGGGCGCGTGGCAGATCCCGACCACACCGGCCGGCACAGCCGGGAGCTCAGCGCTCGCGGTGGCGCAGGTAGTGCCGTGCGGCGCGGGCGCGGTTGCCGCATCCAGCGGAGCACCATTCGCGGCGCGGATGGTCCTTGAGGAAGAACATCATGCAGCCCGGTGCGTGACAGGCCCGCAAGTCGTGGCGCCCCGGGCCTGCCAGCAAGGCGGCGGCGCTGCTGGCCAATGCCGCGAGCGCAGCTGGGACGGGCGGGCGGTCCGTCGCAACGTTGGTCGTGAAGCCGTCCTTTCCGAAGCTGAGTTGCACCCAGTAGGGCGCCGCGGCCGCGCAGGCGTTCAGGTGGGCGAGGTCTTCGTCGCGCGCCTGGTCGTTCTCTGTCGCCGCCCTGATCAGGCTCCGGATGGCGTCACGTAGCGCCAAGAAGTCGGCGGTCTGGGTATCCGTCAGTTCGACGTCGGCCAGCGGTCCGCCGTTGCCGAGGCCGAGCGCCGTTGCGTGGCCTTGCAGCCACGCGGCCAGCTGATCCGTCGCGGCGATGCCGTCCCGCAGTCGGCCGCGCGAGCGGAACAGCGTGTTCGCGAACTCCACGGCCAGCGGCTCGCCCTGTTCGGCACCAGCAGCCGACGCCGGATGTCCTGTAGTCGTCATTGACTAATGGTAGCTCGCACTTGCATCCATTAGATCCCCCTGTCATGATCGGCGCAGCTCCTAACGGAAGCAGCGCACATCAGCCATTAGAATTTTCGGGGGCCCGCATGCCAACCACACACCCCGCACCCCACCCGAGTGCGGACGCGACGACCACAGCCCCGCGAACGCTCTGGCGCAACGCGGACTTCTTGAAGTTCTGGTCGGGAGAAACCCTCTCGCTGTTCGGGAGTCAGGTGACCAACCTGGCCCTGCCACTCACCGCGGTGCTGGTCTTCCATGCCACCTCCACCGAGGTCGGTCTGCTGCGCTTCCTGCAGTTGGTGCCCTACCTCGGGCTCGCCATGGTCTTCGGCGTCTGGGTCGACCGGGCCCGCCGCAAGCGGGTGATGCTCCTGGCCAACGGCGCGCGAATGGCCCTGATCGGCCTGATCCCGCTGCTGTCCACCGCGCACCTCCTGACCCTCCCAGCCCTGCTCGCGCTGGCCTGCGCGATCGGCGTCTTCTCGGTGCTCTTCGACGTGAGCTGGATGTCCTTCGTGCCCACGCTGGTCCGCCACCGCGACCGCTACCTGGAGGCGAACCAAAAACTGGGCACGACCTCCTCGGCCGCCGAGGTCGCCGGTCCCGGACTCGCCGGCGCACTCGTCGGCGCCCTGACCGCGCCGATCGCCCTGATCGCGGACGCCGCCTCGTACCTGGTGTCCCTGGCCACCCTGCTGTGGATCCGCACGCCCGAGCCGCGGCCCGAGCGTCCCGATCCGACCCGAGCGCAGGGCAGGCGGCACCTCGGCAGGGAGATGCGCGAGGGACTGCACTGGGTCTTCGGCGACAAGGTGCTGCGGCCCCTTGCGTTCATCGCACCGTTCTGCAACTTCTCGATGGTCACCATCTGGACCATGTTCCTGCTCTACGCAGTCCGGGTGCAGGGGCTGACGGCCACCCAGGTCGGCATGGTCTTCTCCGCCTCCAGCCTAGGAGGGCTGCTCGGGGCGGCACTGTCCCGTTGGCTGATCGACCGCTTCCGCCTCGGGATCCTGTACGCCGTCGCCATGTCGGCGATCTTCACCGGCCCGCTGCTTATCCCGCTGGCCACGGGGTCCAAGGCCACGGTGATCGGGTTCTTCGTCCTGTCGTTCTTCATCAGCTACCTGGGCCTCGGGGTGGCCAATGTGGTCATGGTGAGCCTGCGACAGGCGCTGACCCCGACCGCTCTCATGGGCCGGATGAACGCCGCCTTCCGGACCGTGCTGTTCGGCGGCGGCTCCCTGGGCGGCCTCGGCGGCGGGCTGATCGCCGGCGCACTGGGCCTGCGCACCGGCATCACAGTGCTGACCGTTGCCTCGGCGGCGATGGTGGTCCCGGTCCTGCTCTCCCCGGTCAGTAGGCTGCGGAACCTGCCGCAGCGGACCGCCGACGAAAGCTGACCCCGCCTCCGCAAACACGTCCCACCGCGCACCCAGGCAAA comes from Streptomyces sp. FXJ1.172 and encodes:
- a CDS encoding CGNR zinc finger domain-containing protein; the protein is MRYVDYIGNLTRLAVEIVNGDDPSELRREMFCQHRIAEPDPEQLGEFLPRLLRAVEAASQGGPLAPVNALLEQHPPLIRVDDHNGEGSPHLHFAPNGENPVHWLGRSCSAALAHVVCGDPAVTIGRCHATDCERFYVDDSRNRTRRFCSNACASRTTVAAYRARRKAGH
- a CDS encoding GNAT family N-acetyltransferase, whose protein sequence is MAAESVNLRPVDEDDLPLLERFLTEPETAGPFQWYGYTDPRRFRQRWTENRLLGEDGGQLIVTAGDDPLGFVAWRKVVVTASTYCWNMGAQLLPEARGRGFGTRAQLQLVRYLFAHTPVMRIEADTEAENIAEQRALEKTGFTREGVLRGIAFRDGRWRDGVAYSVLRDDPLPADV
- a CDS encoding LysR family transcriptional regulator; its protein translation is MDLQQLRYVVAVADTLNFTRAAERCAVVQSSLSHRIAALERELGVRLFARSSRRVELTSAGAAFLVGARECLAAADRAVTDAAAATGVVRGRLAVGVIVTTAAVDVPELLQRYRAQHPDVRVALRSGRSDDLAAAVRDGKLDIAFLGLPEGERPAGVEAVVLDHDAHVLAVSAGHRLARASRVTLAEIAGETFVDFVSGTPARAQSDRAFAAAGLVRDVAYEAGVVELITRLIGRGLGVALLPSAFIRPLAAADPDLALVPVVDGPHRLEYLVWSRFNPSPATRAMLSVLGVRPPHHP
- a CDS encoding EamA family transporter; the encoded protein is MHPTHAPHRHRGQAANVALTALAPAAWGTTYAVTTRLLPPGHPLFAGLMRALPAGLLALAITRVLPRGPWWWKTAALGALNIGAMPLLFVGAERLPGGVAGTLGAAQPLLVAALGTALLHERPTAWRLVWGVLGVLGVGLVVLGPRAELDTVGVLAGLGHTATMAAGVVLTKRWGRPEGVGPLALTGWLLTSGGLLMLPLTLGLEGIPGRIDAGATGGYLWLGSMGGLIAYTLWFRGLGRLPVGASAPLVLLSPLVATVIGLAEGESLSLAQLLGFALALTAMLAAQLGPKERKKTVQEGEVHDEDRRARSHRDGRCPGGDRGEGARTPGAGVVPEAGE
- a CDS encoding NAD(P)-dependent oxidoreductase, giving the protein MKIAVLGATGMVGARVVTEARARGHRVLALSRKPASEDPGVTPVAVDAQDAAAVREALAGSAAEAVVLAVRTYPADEVFLVGATRTVLDAAAGLGIRVLVVGGAGALRSPADRELPVAENPAYVPPEYRAVAAAGVAQLHACRAHAGADWVYLSPPALLQPGDRSGRYRRGTDTLLVDADGRSYVSAEDLAVAILDELENPGPERHFTVAEAPPA
- a CDS encoding helix-turn-helix domain-containing protein; the protein is MDTLELLAHPVRLRIVHAMRGGRMLTTSQLCALVPDVSKAMVYRHVDLLSGGGILEVAEERRVRGAVERVFRLRQDRAVIDADTVKSLSLDDHRGAFAIALAVLAAEFNAYLGQDHADPAADLVGYRQHAVWLSRDELHELIGELRSAIAPRLANQPAGDRARYLLSPILFPIEEPPRDSATA
- a CDS encoding low temperature requirement protein A; its protein translation is MTKRKGHRLWHPPRVPGEQPQQRVVGHLELFYDQVVVVLVGQAAHHLAGHLTWSGVGEFAAVFALVWIAWLNGTVHHELHGREDVRGRVLFLVQILVLVPLGAFIPKAGGENGVKFAVDAGILFAVLAVIWMLAARRNPPAWHVPSRLYVTLTAGRAVVLFASAFLPPGARLLVWGLLAAASLVEIAVVIALFPHGQTEVLCFTDALRERFGLLIIIVLGEVLTGVVTGLSDEPISALNLTVAIVAVLVGFGAWWTYFDFAGHYRPRRTRVVTLQWMFTHLPLTRTVAAMGAAIVSLVEHAHDRRTPAATAWVLCPGVAIVLSLTMLLVTGLEVWHRDRERYLPAVRTCLAMALAALALGPARPAPLVLAVVLVVLLAIPWAVAVTRRMALDDETTTP
- a CDS encoding tyrosine-type recombinase/integrase codes for the protein MGCIRRQRDGKPIVGDSQQVLARDAVCLLDVPTHKTGTAFTEPVDPILGQAVDAWQAVRPDQPKFTDRRTGELVDPLFAVRARRVSTSYINNTIIPMLCRKAGVPAADVRGNITSHRARSTIASQLYNAKEPMTLFELQAWLGHRSPQSTQYYAKITANTLSKAYSEAGYFERNVRTIEALVDRDAVASGAAAVGELRPARRVHPPARRPRH
- a CDS encoding CGNR zinc finger domain-containing protein, which translates into the protein MTTTGHPASAAGAEQGEPLAVEFANTLFRSRGRLRDGIAATDQLAAWLQGHATALGLGNGGPLADVELTDTQTADFLALRDAIRSLIRAATENDQARDEDLAHLNACAAAAPYWVQLSFGKDGFTTNVATDRPPVPAALAALASSAAALLAGPGRHDLRACHAPGCMMFFLKDHPRREWCSAGCGNRARAARHYLRHRER
- a CDS encoding MFS transporter — its product is MPTTHPAPHPSADATTTAPRTLWRNADFLKFWSGETLSLFGSQVTNLALPLTAVLVFHATSTEVGLLRFLQLVPYLGLAMVFGVWVDRARRKRVMLLANGARMALIGLIPLLSTAHLLTLPALLALACAIGVFSVLFDVSWMSFVPTLVRHRDRYLEANQKLGTTSSAAEVAGPGLAGALVGALTAPIALIADAASYLVSLATLLWIRTPEPRPERPDPTRAQGRRHLGREMREGLHWVFGDKVLRPLAFIAPFCNFSMVTIWTMFLLYAVRVQGLTATQVGMVFSASSLGGLLGAALSRWLIDRFRLGILYAVAMSAIFTGPLLIPLATGSKATVIGFFVLSFFISYLGLGVANVVMVSLRQALTPTALMGRMNAAFRTVLFGGGSLGGLGGGLIAGALGLRTGITVLTVASAAMVVPVLLSPVSRLRNLPQRTADES